A genome region from Musa acuminata AAA Group cultivar baxijiao chromosome BXJ3-5, Cavendish_Baxijiao_AAA, whole genome shotgun sequence includes the following:
- the LOC103983610 gene encoding uncharacterized protein LOC103983610 isoform X3, which translates to MNQFQTRGYCGSFTPAEASHSNSFSSQMQSECTEKILQISHLPLGNSGDGKTPFAGTERSHFSFSREGNVRSDHFPSLNGASQKDTEALEYKPLKKRRFNLQLPADVYIDTEDTDGSVQTKIVELSHSASIFKNGNCSLYSENDVKLTLGGDHKEEHQILNSPTQFGISACSAVDLNKPITEICYETPAKSASIQLLGFETHSNRNQEHLLSLRSKTNFIERHVNQQTTSDHLHKDVLTKREWPLFNHESANKGSTVDSFSQTFYDDNASTSSETLQSNTKKCHEFSLFNHNNQETWSRQEPIHNIQASLRVPHITCSNLSLVSPSTPSTMTTPKADLISSAPSFVSSWIKPAISISNRQTMVQALPCFSVSSNLPNGSLGSKIDAQVPVTCQNWKNTKSLSTSLGSDIRVPHANGYHHGLHLESSSELHTEIAVCKPDKVDDANRDLRYHLPENYTKHFSSRDLKTHLDLNQVFPSDVEDKITFRQDRVICDVNDKVPEDPSSFRNKASYNEAVDLRKYDSRADFCFSNGRRQLISSSNVVAPGGERNEGKELDFSRCTMPEVTSASQFKHYKVQGNEVSDNNGTIILGFPLHKTTQQSSISASLRRMGKHLSGNTIKKNGNMIIDDLSCDIQVLNSQDNIHIGDSITEICSGNNRENFRNHIRPNAEFACRDEPIPSKILPRDEIVVQSSYAKSSVGAKIASNIDSEANISQAQMAMIKKYKHIPSSKKDGSEEKDYSGFTLVRLAAENLVAISMGCRGHPDDTNSHPSSLPRFDTLCWFADVVASCRAENPRLLGDGGDGGTQSSDDDGLDIFEATTLKLQEIKVDRYWLRSKELEIKDEHEGKQDVGAASLLFAKPRRGQARKRRQRRRDFQKDILPGLASLSRHEVTEDLQTIGGMMKASGRPWQTDLTRRNIGQSGINSQTNRRKQPRSLSITFEEIGVSSLPPSQPSNSEITIDKVGMIGWGRTTRRCRRQRCLPVSLATH; encoded by the exons ATGAATCAGTTTCAAACTAGAGGGTATTGTGGATCTTTCACACCGGCAGAAGCATCACACTCAAATTCTTTTTCATCTCAAATGCAATCTGAATGTACTGAAAAGATATTACAGATATCTCACCTTCCTCTGGGAAACAGTGGCGACGGAAAGACACCTTTTGCAGGCACCGAGAGGTCCCATTTTAGTTTCTCAAGGGAAGGGAATGTTCGATCTGATCATTTCCCATCACTAAATGGAGCTTCTCAAAAGGACACCGAGGCACTTGAATACAAGCCTCTGAAGAAAAGAAGATTTAACCTTCAACTTCCAGCTGATGTATATATAGACACTGAAGATACTGATGGATCTGTGCAGACTAAAATTGTTGAGTTATCGCATAGTGCTAGTATTTTCAAGAATGGAAATTGCTCTCTCTATTCTGAGAATGATGTGAAGCTCACTCTAGGTGGTGATCATAAAGAAGAACATCAGATACTGAATTCACCAACACAATTTGGTATATCAGCCTGCAGTGCAGTTGATTTAAATAAACCAATAACAGAAATATGTTATGAAACTCCAGCAAAATCAGCTTCTATTCAATTACTTGGCTTCGAGACTCACAGCAATAGGAATCAAGAGCATCTTTTATCtctgagatcaaagactaatttCATAGAACGACATGTCAATCAACAGACTACTTCAGACCACTTGCATAAGGATGTACTCACAAAAAGAGAATGGCCATTATTTAATCATGAATCTG CGAACAAAGGGAGCACTGTGGATTCTTTTTCTCAGACTTTCTATGATGATAACGCTTCAACATCATCTGAAACTTTACAATCAAACACTAAGAAATGTCACGAATTTTCTTTATTCAACCATAATAACCAAGAGACATGGTCTAGACAAGAGCCAATTCACAATATCCAGGCATCTCTAAGAGTCCCTCATATCACCTGCTCAAATTTATCGCTAGTGTCTCCCTCAACGCCTTCTACAATGACAACTCCCAAGGCCGATTTAATCAGTTCTGCACCTTCATTTGTTTCATCTTGGATAAAACCTGCCATCAGCATTAGCAACAGGCAAACCATGGTTCAAGCACTTCCATGCTTCAGCGTGTCATCTAATCTTCCTAATGGGAGCCTGGGTTCCAAGATAGATGCTCAAGTCCCTGTTACTTGTCAAAATTGGAAAAATACTAAGAGCCTGTCCACAAGCCTAGGTTCGGATATTAGGGTGCCTCATGCAAATGGATATCACCATGGTCTTCATCTGGAGTCCAGTTCAGAACTACATACAGAAATTGCAGTTTGTAAGCCAGACAAGGTTGATGATGCCAATAGAGATCTTCGTTATCATTTGCCTGAAAACTACACAAAGCATTTCAGTAGCAGAGATTTGAAAACTCACCTGGACCTAAATCAAGTATTTCCAAGTGATGTTGAAGATAAGATTACTTTCAGACAGGATAGAGTCATTTGTGATGTTAATGATAAGGTGCCAGAGGATCCATCTTCATTCAGAAACAAAGCATCCTATAATGAGGCTGTTGACTTGAGAAAATATGATTCGAGAGCAGATTTTTGCTTTTCCAATGGGCGTCGTCAGCTAATTTCTAGCTCCAATGTTGTTGCTCCTGGAGGTGAGAGGAATGAAGGAAAAGAGCTGGATTTCTCTCGATGTACCATGCCGGAAGTCACATCAGCTTCACAGTTTAAGCATTACAAAGTGCAGGGAAATGAAGTTTCTGATAACAATGGGACAATTATTCTTGGTTTTCCTCTTCATAAGACAACACAACAAAGCAGCATATCAGCTTCTCTTCGGCGTATGGGAAAACATTTATCTGGTAATACTATTAAGAAAAATGGCAACATGATCATCGATGACTTGTCCTGTGATATACAGGTGCTGAATTCACAGGATAATATCCATATTGGTGATTCAATCACCGAAATTTGTAGTGGAAACAACAGGGAAAATTTTAGGAATCACATTCGTCCCAATGCTGAGTTTGCATGTAGAGATGAACCTATACCTTCAAAGATATTACCTAGAGATgagatagtggttcagtcatcataTGCTAAATCCAGTGTAGGTGCAAAAATTGCTTCTAACATTGATTCGGAAGCAAACATTTCTCAGGCTCAAATGGCAATGATAAAGAAGTATAAACACATTCCATCAAGCAAGAAAGATGGTTCGGAGGAAAAGGATTATTCTGGTTTTACACTTGTTAGATTGGCTGCAGAGAATTTAGTTGCTATCTCTATGGGTTGCAGAGGTCATCCAGATGACACCAATTCCCACCCGTCATCCCTGCCTCGATTTGACACTTTGTGTTGGTTTGCAGATGTAGTAGCATCATGCAGAGCAGAAAACCCAAGGCTGCTGGGTGATGGTGGAGATGGCGGAACTCAATCTTCAGATGATGATGGTTTGGATATCTTTGAGGCAACGACACTAAAGCTCCAAGAAATTAAGGTGGATCGGTATTGGTTGAGATCAAAGGAACTTGAGATCAAAGATGAACATGAAGGCAAACAAGACGTAGGTGCAGCTTCGTTGCTTTTCGCAAAACCTCGGCGTGGCCAGGCAAGAAAGAGAAGGCAGCGGCGAAGGGACTTCCAGAAAGATATTCTGCCAGGTCTTGCATCACTGTCAAGGCATGAAGTTACAGAGGATCTCCAAACTATTGGAGGGATGATGAAAGCATCAGGTAGGCCTTGGCAGACAGATCTAACAAGACGAAACATTGGTCAAAGTGGAATAAACTCCCAAACAAACAGGAGGAAGCAGCCTAGAAGTTTGTCCATCACATTTGAGGAGATAGGGGTGAGCTCACTTCCACCATCTCAACCGAGTAATTCTGAAATAACAATAGATAAAGTGGGTATGATCGGATGGGGAAGGACGACAAGGCGATGCCGTAGGCAGAGATGCCTTCCTGTTAGTCTCGCTACTCATTGA
- the LOC103983610 gene encoding uncharacterized protein LOC103983610 isoform X1 yields MLAATWIFDVLRPDAEFATTIFARWMRGRGMVMKVQGKYYLPGYNSMWEIKEDARNSWSWYFQDKKFSEHLYNNHVPKLVDGCSEHDKGMIRRTMLEHEAIFRKQVYELHRLYRIQKDLMNQFQTRGYCGSFTPAEASHSNSFSSQMQSECTEKILQISHLPLGNSGDGKTPFAGTERSHFSFSREGNVRSDHFPSLNGASQKDTEALEYKPLKKRRFNLQLPADVYIDTEDTDGSVQTKIVELSHSASIFKNGNCSLYSENDVKLTLGGDHKEEHQILNSPTQFGISACSAVDLNKPITEICYETPAKSASIQLLGFETHSNRNQEHLLSLRSKTNFIERHVNQQTTSDHLHKDVLTKREWPLFNHESANKGSTVDSFSQTFYDDNASTSSETLQSNTKKCHEFSLFNHNNQETWSRQEPIHNIQASLRVPHITCSNLSLVSPSTPSTMTTPKADLISSAPSFVSSWIKPAISISNRQTMVQALPCFSVSSNLPNGSLGSKIDAQVPVTCQNWKNTKSLSTSLGSDIRVPHANGYHHGLHLESSSELHTEIAVCKPDKVDDANRDLRYHLPENYTKHFSSRDLKTHLDLNQVFPSDVEDKITFRQDRVICDVNDKVPEDPSSFRNKASYNEAVDLRKYDSRADFCFSNGRRQLISSSNVVAPGGERNEGKELDFSRCTMPEVTSASQFKHYKVQGNEVSDNNGTIILGFPLHKTTQQSSISASLRRMGKHLSGNTIKKNGNMIIDDLSCDIQVLNSQDNIHIGDSITEICSGNNRENFRNHIRPNAEFACRDEPIPSKILPRDEIVVQSSYAKSSVGAKIASNIDSEANISQAQMAMIKKYKHIPSSKKDGSEEKDYSGFTLVRLAAENLVAISMGCRGHPDDTNSHPSSLPRFDTLCWFADVVASCRAENPRLLGDGGDGGTQSSDDDGLDIFEATTLKLQEIKVDRYWLRSKELEIKDEHEGKQDVGAASLLFAKPRRGQARKRRQRRRDFQKDILPGLASLSRHEVTEDLQTIGGMMKASGRPWQTDLTRRNIGQSGINSQTNRRKQPRSLSITFEEIGVSSLPPSQPSNSEITIDKVGMIGWGRTTRRCRRQRCLPVSLATH; encoded by the exons GTCTATGAGCTTCATCGTCTGTATAGAATACAGAAAGACCTGATGAATCAGTTTCAAACTAGAGGGTATTGTGGATCTTTCACACCGGCAGAAGCATCACACTCAAATTCTTTTTCATCTCAAATGCAATCTGAATGTACTGAAAAGATATTACAGATATCTCACCTTCCTCTGGGAAACAGTGGCGACGGAAAGACACCTTTTGCAGGCACCGAGAGGTCCCATTTTAGTTTCTCAAGGGAAGGGAATGTTCGATCTGATCATTTCCCATCACTAAATGGAGCTTCTCAAAAGGACACCGAGGCACTTGAATACAAGCCTCTGAAGAAAAGAAGATTTAACCTTCAACTTCCAGCTGATGTATATATAGACACTGAAGATACTGATGGATCTGTGCAGACTAAAATTGTTGAGTTATCGCATAGTGCTAGTATTTTCAAGAATGGAAATTGCTCTCTCTATTCTGAGAATGATGTGAAGCTCACTCTAGGTGGTGATCATAAAGAAGAACATCAGATACTGAATTCACCAACACAATTTGGTATATCAGCCTGCAGTGCAGTTGATTTAAATAAACCAATAACAGAAATATGTTATGAAACTCCAGCAAAATCAGCTTCTATTCAATTACTTGGCTTCGAGACTCACAGCAATAGGAATCAAGAGCATCTTTTATCtctgagatcaaagactaatttCATAGAACGACATGTCAATCAACAGACTACTTCAGACCACTTGCATAAGGATGTACTCACAAAAAGAGAATGGCCATTATTTAATCATGAATCTG CGAACAAAGGGAGCACTGTGGATTCTTTTTCTCAGACTTTCTATGATGATAACGCTTCAACATCATCTGAAACTTTACAATCAAACACTAAGAAATGTCACGAATTTTCTTTATTCAACCATAATAACCAAGAGACATGGTCTAGACAAGAGCCAATTCACAATATCCAGGCATCTCTAAGAGTCCCTCATATCACCTGCTCAAATTTATCGCTAGTGTCTCCCTCAACGCCTTCTACAATGACAACTCCCAAGGCCGATTTAATCAGTTCTGCACCTTCATTTGTTTCATCTTGGATAAAACCTGCCATCAGCATTAGCAACAGGCAAACCATGGTTCAAGCACTTCCATGCTTCAGCGTGTCATCTAATCTTCCTAATGGGAGCCTGGGTTCCAAGATAGATGCTCAAGTCCCTGTTACTTGTCAAAATTGGAAAAATACTAAGAGCCTGTCCACAAGCCTAGGTTCGGATATTAGGGTGCCTCATGCAAATGGATATCACCATGGTCTTCATCTGGAGTCCAGTTCAGAACTACATACAGAAATTGCAGTTTGTAAGCCAGACAAGGTTGATGATGCCAATAGAGATCTTCGTTATCATTTGCCTGAAAACTACACAAAGCATTTCAGTAGCAGAGATTTGAAAACTCACCTGGACCTAAATCAAGTATTTCCAAGTGATGTTGAAGATAAGATTACTTTCAGACAGGATAGAGTCATTTGTGATGTTAATGATAAGGTGCCAGAGGATCCATCTTCATTCAGAAACAAAGCATCCTATAATGAGGCTGTTGACTTGAGAAAATATGATTCGAGAGCAGATTTTTGCTTTTCCAATGGGCGTCGTCAGCTAATTTCTAGCTCCAATGTTGTTGCTCCTGGAGGTGAGAGGAATGAAGGAAAAGAGCTGGATTTCTCTCGATGTACCATGCCGGAAGTCACATCAGCTTCACAGTTTAAGCATTACAAAGTGCAGGGAAATGAAGTTTCTGATAACAATGGGACAATTATTCTTGGTTTTCCTCTTCATAAGACAACACAACAAAGCAGCATATCAGCTTCTCTTCGGCGTATGGGAAAACATTTATCTGGTAATACTATTAAGAAAAATGGCAACATGATCATCGATGACTTGTCCTGTGATATACAGGTGCTGAATTCACAGGATAATATCCATATTGGTGATTCAATCACCGAAATTTGTAGTGGAAACAACAGGGAAAATTTTAGGAATCACATTCGTCCCAATGCTGAGTTTGCATGTAGAGATGAACCTATACCTTCAAAGATATTACCTAGAGATgagatagtggttcagtcatcataTGCTAAATCCAGTGTAGGTGCAAAAATTGCTTCTAACATTGATTCGGAAGCAAACATTTCTCAGGCTCAAATGGCAATGATAAAGAAGTATAAACACATTCCATCAAGCAAGAAAGATGGTTCGGAGGAAAAGGATTATTCTGGTTTTACACTTGTTAGATTGGCTGCAGAGAATTTAGTTGCTATCTCTATGGGTTGCAGAGGTCATCCAGATGACACCAATTCCCACCCGTCATCCCTGCCTCGATTTGACACTTTGTGTTGGTTTGCAGATGTAGTAGCATCATGCAGAGCAGAAAACCCAAGGCTGCTGGGTGATGGTGGAGATGGCGGAACTCAATCTTCAGATGATGATGGTTTGGATATCTTTGAGGCAACGACACTAAAGCTCCAAGAAATTAAGGTGGATCGGTATTGGTTGAGATCAAAGGAACTTGAGATCAAAGATGAACATGAAGGCAAACAAGACGTAGGTGCAGCTTCGTTGCTTTTCGCAAAACCTCGGCGTGGCCAGGCAAGAAAGAGAAGGCAGCGGCGAAGGGACTTCCAGAAAGATATTCTGCCAGGTCTTGCATCACTGTCAAGGCATGAAGTTACAGAGGATCTCCAAACTATTGGAGGGATGATGAAAGCATCAGGTAGGCCTTGGCAGACAGATCTAACAAGACGAAACATTGGTCAAAGTGGAATAAACTCCCAAACAAACAGGAGGAAGCAGCCTAGAAGTTTGTCCATCACATTTGAGGAGATAGGGGTGAGCTCACTTCCACCATCTCAACCGAGTAATTCTGAAATAACAATAGATAAAGTGGGTATGATCGGATGGGGAAGGACGACAAGGCGATGCCGTAGGCAGAGATGCCTTCCTGTTAGTCTCGCTACTCATTGA
- the LOC103983610 gene encoding uncharacterized protein LOC103983610 isoform X2: MVMKVQGKYYLPGYNSMWEIKEDARNSWSWYFQDKKFSEHLYNNHVPKLVDGCSEHDKGMIRRTMLEHEAIFRKQVYELHRLYRIQKDLMNQFQTRGYCGSFTPAEASHSNSFSSQMQSECTEKILQISHLPLGNSGDGKTPFAGTERSHFSFSREGNVRSDHFPSLNGASQKDTEALEYKPLKKRRFNLQLPADVYIDTEDTDGSVQTKIVELSHSASIFKNGNCSLYSENDVKLTLGGDHKEEHQILNSPTQFGISACSAVDLNKPITEICYETPAKSASIQLLGFETHSNRNQEHLLSLRSKTNFIERHVNQQTTSDHLHKDVLTKREWPLFNHESANKGSTVDSFSQTFYDDNASTSSETLQSNTKKCHEFSLFNHNNQETWSRQEPIHNIQASLRVPHITCSNLSLVSPSTPSTMTTPKADLISSAPSFVSSWIKPAISISNRQTMVQALPCFSVSSNLPNGSLGSKIDAQVPVTCQNWKNTKSLSTSLGSDIRVPHANGYHHGLHLESSSELHTEIAVCKPDKVDDANRDLRYHLPENYTKHFSSRDLKTHLDLNQVFPSDVEDKITFRQDRVICDVNDKVPEDPSSFRNKASYNEAVDLRKYDSRADFCFSNGRRQLISSSNVVAPGGERNEGKELDFSRCTMPEVTSASQFKHYKVQGNEVSDNNGTIILGFPLHKTTQQSSISASLRRMGKHLSGNTIKKNGNMIIDDLSCDIQVLNSQDNIHIGDSITEICSGNNRENFRNHIRPNAEFACRDEPIPSKILPRDEIVVQSSYAKSSVGAKIASNIDSEANISQAQMAMIKKYKHIPSSKKDGSEEKDYSGFTLVRLAAENLVAISMGCRGHPDDTNSHPSSLPRFDTLCWFADVVASCRAENPRLLGDGGDGGTQSSDDDGLDIFEATTLKLQEIKVDRYWLRSKELEIKDEHEGKQDVGAASLLFAKPRRGQARKRRQRRRDFQKDILPGLASLSRHEVTEDLQTIGGMMKASGRPWQTDLTRRNIGQSGINSQTNRRKQPRSLSITFEEIGVSSLPPSQPSNSEITIDKVGMIGWGRTTRRCRRQRCLPVSLATH; encoded by the exons GTCTATGAGCTTCATCGTCTGTATAGAATACAGAAAGACCTGATGAATCAGTTTCAAACTAGAGGGTATTGTGGATCTTTCACACCGGCAGAAGCATCACACTCAAATTCTTTTTCATCTCAAATGCAATCTGAATGTACTGAAAAGATATTACAGATATCTCACCTTCCTCTGGGAAACAGTGGCGACGGAAAGACACCTTTTGCAGGCACCGAGAGGTCCCATTTTAGTTTCTCAAGGGAAGGGAATGTTCGATCTGATCATTTCCCATCACTAAATGGAGCTTCTCAAAAGGACACCGAGGCACTTGAATACAAGCCTCTGAAGAAAAGAAGATTTAACCTTCAACTTCCAGCTGATGTATATATAGACACTGAAGATACTGATGGATCTGTGCAGACTAAAATTGTTGAGTTATCGCATAGTGCTAGTATTTTCAAGAATGGAAATTGCTCTCTCTATTCTGAGAATGATGTGAAGCTCACTCTAGGTGGTGATCATAAAGAAGAACATCAGATACTGAATTCACCAACACAATTTGGTATATCAGCCTGCAGTGCAGTTGATTTAAATAAACCAATAACAGAAATATGTTATGAAACTCCAGCAAAATCAGCTTCTATTCAATTACTTGGCTTCGAGACTCACAGCAATAGGAATCAAGAGCATCTTTTATCtctgagatcaaagactaatttCATAGAACGACATGTCAATCAACAGACTACTTCAGACCACTTGCATAAGGATGTACTCACAAAAAGAGAATGGCCATTATTTAATCATGAATCTG CGAACAAAGGGAGCACTGTGGATTCTTTTTCTCAGACTTTCTATGATGATAACGCTTCAACATCATCTGAAACTTTACAATCAAACACTAAGAAATGTCACGAATTTTCTTTATTCAACCATAATAACCAAGAGACATGGTCTAGACAAGAGCCAATTCACAATATCCAGGCATCTCTAAGAGTCCCTCATATCACCTGCTCAAATTTATCGCTAGTGTCTCCCTCAACGCCTTCTACAATGACAACTCCCAAGGCCGATTTAATCAGTTCTGCACCTTCATTTGTTTCATCTTGGATAAAACCTGCCATCAGCATTAGCAACAGGCAAACCATGGTTCAAGCACTTCCATGCTTCAGCGTGTCATCTAATCTTCCTAATGGGAGCCTGGGTTCCAAGATAGATGCTCAAGTCCCTGTTACTTGTCAAAATTGGAAAAATACTAAGAGCCTGTCCACAAGCCTAGGTTCGGATATTAGGGTGCCTCATGCAAATGGATATCACCATGGTCTTCATCTGGAGTCCAGTTCAGAACTACATACAGAAATTGCAGTTTGTAAGCCAGACAAGGTTGATGATGCCAATAGAGATCTTCGTTATCATTTGCCTGAAAACTACACAAAGCATTTCAGTAGCAGAGATTTGAAAACTCACCTGGACCTAAATCAAGTATTTCCAAGTGATGTTGAAGATAAGATTACTTTCAGACAGGATAGAGTCATTTGTGATGTTAATGATAAGGTGCCAGAGGATCCATCTTCATTCAGAAACAAAGCATCCTATAATGAGGCTGTTGACTTGAGAAAATATGATTCGAGAGCAGATTTTTGCTTTTCCAATGGGCGTCGTCAGCTAATTTCTAGCTCCAATGTTGTTGCTCCTGGAGGTGAGAGGAATGAAGGAAAAGAGCTGGATTTCTCTCGATGTACCATGCCGGAAGTCACATCAGCTTCACAGTTTAAGCATTACAAAGTGCAGGGAAATGAAGTTTCTGATAACAATGGGACAATTATTCTTGGTTTTCCTCTTCATAAGACAACACAACAAAGCAGCATATCAGCTTCTCTTCGGCGTATGGGAAAACATTTATCTGGTAATACTATTAAGAAAAATGGCAACATGATCATCGATGACTTGTCCTGTGATATACAGGTGCTGAATTCACAGGATAATATCCATATTGGTGATTCAATCACCGAAATTTGTAGTGGAAACAACAGGGAAAATTTTAGGAATCACATTCGTCCCAATGCTGAGTTTGCATGTAGAGATGAACCTATACCTTCAAAGATATTACCTAGAGATgagatagtggttcagtcatcataTGCTAAATCCAGTGTAGGTGCAAAAATTGCTTCTAACATTGATTCGGAAGCAAACATTTCTCAGGCTCAAATGGCAATGATAAAGAAGTATAAACACATTCCATCAAGCAAGAAAGATGGTTCGGAGGAAAAGGATTATTCTGGTTTTACACTTGTTAGATTGGCTGCAGAGAATTTAGTTGCTATCTCTATGGGTTGCAGAGGTCATCCAGATGACACCAATTCCCACCCGTCATCCCTGCCTCGATTTGACACTTTGTGTTGGTTTGCAGATGTAGTAGCATCATGCAGAGCAGAAAACCCAAGGCTGCTGGGTGATGGTGGAGATGGCGGAACTCAATCTTCAGATGATGATGGTTTGGATATCTTTGAGGCAACGACACTAAAGCTCCAAGAAATTAAGGTGGATCGGTATTGGTTGAGATCAAAGGAACTTGAGATCAAAGATGAACATGAAGGCAAACAAGACGTAGGTGCAGCTTCGTTGCTTTTCGCAAAACCTCGGCGTGGCCAGGCAAGAAAGAGAAGGCAGCGGCGAAGGGACTTCCAGAAAGATATTCTGCCAGGTCTTGCATCACTGTCAAGGCATGAAGTTACAGAGGATCTCCAAACTATTGGAGGGATGATGAAAGCATCAGGTAGGCCTTGGCAGACAGATCTAACAAGACGAAACATTGGTCAAAGTGGAATAAACTCCCAAACAAACAGGAGGAAGCAGCCTAGAAGTTTGTCCATCACATTTGAGGAGATAGGGGTGAGCTCACTTCCACCATCTCAACCGAGTAATTCTGAAATAACAATAGATAAAGTGGGTATGATCGGATGGGGAAGGACGACAAGGCGATGCCGTAGGCAGAGATGCCTTCCTGTTAGTCTCGCTACTCATTGA